AGCTGCAATCCAAAGTATCCTCCGTGGCCGCCTGGCTGAAATCAAAAGGCATTCAAAAAGGTGACCGCGTAGCCGCTTTCCTCCCCAACATACCGGAAGCCATCATCGCATTCCTGGCCGTGAACTCTTTGGGCGGCGTTTGGTCCAGCTGTTCTCCCGACTTCGGTACCGCAAGCGTGGTGGACAGATTCCAGCAAATCGAACCGCGCATCCTGATCGCGGCTGACGGCTACTCATACAACGGGAAACCGTTTGATAAAACAAAGGCGGTGGAAGAACTGGCCGCGCAACTACCCACATTGGAAACGGTGGTCTGGCTGCCCTATCTGAATGATGCGCCGCCGCCGCATACATCAGCCCCCGTTGCTTTGTGGAAGGATGTGGAAGCCACACAAAGCAACAAGCTTACCTTCACACCCGTGCCTTTCGATCATCCGATCTGGGTACTCTATTCATCCGGTACCACAGGCAAACCGAAAGCCATCACCCATAGCCAGGGCGGTATCCTTCTGGAACACCTGAAAGCCATGGGCCTGCATCAGGACTGCCGGAAGGGCGATCGTTTCTTCTGGTATTCCACCACCGGGTGGATGATGTGGAACTATGCGAACTCCGCTTTGCTGCACGGCGCCACCGTGGTACTCTACGACGGAGCAGCCGCATTTCCCGATATCAATGCCTTGTGGGAGTTTGCAAAGGAAGCGCGTATCAATCATTTCGGTGGCGGCGCAGCCTACTACATCGCATGTATGAAGAAGGATGTACACTTTCCGGAAGGAGCATTCCCGGACCTTCGTTCCGTGGGATCCACCGGATCGCCGTTACCTCCCGAAGCATTCGAATGGCTATACCATTCTGTGAAAAAAGACATGTGGCTGATCTCCCTGAGCGGTGGCACCGACATCTGTAGCGGATTTGTTGGCGGCGCTCCGATGCTGCCCGTATACAAGGGAGAGATCCAATGCCGGATGCTGGGCTGCAAAGTGGAGGCCTTCGATGACAACGGCCAACCCCTGGTGGACGAAGTCGGCGAAATGGTCATCACCGAACCCATGCCTTCCATGCCCATCTGCTTCTGGAATGACCCCGGCAATGAACGTTACAGGGAGAGCTATTTTGACATGTATCCCGGACTTTGGCGACACGGCGACTGGGTGAAGATCACCCCCCGGGGTACGCTTGTGATCTACGGAAGATCGGATGCAACGCTCAATCGCGGCGGGGTGCGCATCGGAACCAGCGAAGTGTACAGCGCGGTCGACAGCATTCCGGAAGTGGCCGACAGCATGGTGGTGTGCATTGAACGCGAAGGCGGCGCCTATTATATGCCGCTGTTCGTAGTACCGGCGGAGGGCCAACAACTGACCGACGGTCTGAAACAAAAGATCAATCAGACGCTGAAAAGCCAATACTCTCCGCGCCATGTGCCGGATGAGATCATTGCCGTTTCCGAAATCCCATACACCATCAGCGGCAAGAAGATGGAGGCCCCGGTCAAAAAGATCCTGATGGGGATGGACCCTGAAAAAGCCGTGAGCAAAGATGCCATGAGAAATCCCAAAGCGCTTGAACCGTTCATTCGTATGGTAACCGCCTGAAGCAATATGCCAAACATATCGGAGATACGGACACATCCCAAAACGCTCTTGCTGGCAACAAGCATGCTTATCCTGGGTTGGTGGCTGCGTTCTTTCTCCGGGCCATTGAATCTGTTGGGTGAATTTTTTGTGTATGCGGTGGTGGCTTTTTCATTCGGGTTTTTTGTTTATCCGCAAGTAGTTGATGCAGGTCGGAAATGGATACGGGTGACGACCGATCTGACCTTGTCTCTTCTTTTTGCCTATGTGGTATTCCACGAGTATTCCGGCATCTTTTACGACGATGCGGGATTTATTCTCCGCTACCTGGATAATTTTGCCAAAGGTTGTTTTTACTGTTACAACCTTTCCGATGGTGCGGTTTTCGGAACCTCCAGTTTCATATACGGCCTGTTGGGAGGCTTCCTGGCCTGGCTTGGCGTTAAACCCGAACTGGTGTTGCATGGGTTGGGGTTCACCGGCCTGGTAGCGGATGGATACCTTCTGCTGTTGATCCTTCGCAAACTGATTCGGCAACCCGGCTGGTCCTTTGTCATATGGGTGACTGCCATCTCCACCTCCAAGACTTACCTGGAAGTAGCGACCTCCGGGATGGAAAGCCCCGTTCATTTCGCCCTCATCTTGGCGGCTTTCTGGTTTTTCCTCCGGGGAAATGCCCGCCTCATGTGGTTGATGATGGCCGTCAGCGTAATCTCCAAACTGGATGCGGTGCCGATTGTGCTTGTATTGGGAGGGTTACACTTGCTGCGCCACCGGAACGAAGTGCGGGAGGCCGGTCTGGAAAGCAAAACGGTGAAGGATGTTCTGATCTTCGGCGTCATCCCGGTTATTTGCTGGATTGTGTTCGCCACGTGGCTTTTCGGAAGCCCGTTGCCTCAGTCGGCCTATGCAAAGATCTATTTCCACAGCCATCCCAGCGACCACTGGTTTCCTTTTCTGAAACACTATACGGACGGTGGCATCAGGTATACGATGTTCTGCATATTCGGAATGGTTGTTCCGCTGCATATCTGGATAAACTTACGCAGACAAAAGGGTTGGCAGGGTTGGAATGAACTTGCTCCGGGCCTTTGTGCTGATCCTCTTTTATTACTATAATCCGGGAGAGCAAATGGCTTGGTATTATGTGGTTCCGGATGTGTTGCTTCAAATCCAGACCATGGTCAGCTTTTATTTTGTGTTGCGATGGCTGCAGCAACCCATGAGCGCAAATTTGATTACCGCCATATTCACCGTGGGCGTGTTGCTTCACTCATGGATGGATGTGTATGGCGGATGGTATTATATGCAAACGTATCTGAACAACTTTGAGGTGGAACGCGCCCAGGTCGGTGATGACCTGGCAAAGATCACTTCCCCGCAGGATACCGTTTTCGCAGCACACGGCCTTCCGGTGCGAAAAACCTCCGCCTATGTATTGGATATGTCGGGACTGAATTCAAAACTGGCCACATCCTACCGGATCAACCTGGATACCGCACTTGCGCATGTTCATCCCAAATACGGCGTACATCATTTTTACTGGAACGTGGCCGAAACCATGAACAGGTTTCCATACACCATCCGGCAGGTATATTATGGCATCACTTTGTATAACAATGAACCGTTCACGCTGTTCGAGCGCGTTGACCCCGGTTCAGACGCACCCACACACCATGAAGCCCTGTCAACGGAACGCATCCGCGTGGATGCCCAACCCGGAAGCGATGTGTGGAACCTGAACGGAACCACCTTCTCCCTTGACCTGAACGGAACGAATACCCGATCCCTGTTTTTCGGCGTGGAGAAAAAGGCAGATGCCGTTCCATTATCCATTTACGTACACCATGCTACCGGAGAAAGTGATACGTTGCATATGACAGCCGTTGCAAAACAGCCGGAACGCTTCGCATCACAGGTAACACAGACGTTTCACGTGGAACTGAAACCGGATATACAATCGGTTGACATTGTTGCATCCCAACCCATACATCTGCTATACCCCATCGCCGGCAGGTAGAACTCTTCGTTTTATTCAGAAAAATCCCACAGTATGCAAGCCCCTTCCGACGAATCAAATTCTCATAGCAGTCAACACCTGTTATTTTCCTCGGGGAGCAGATTGAAGTCATGGCCCGAAAGATTTTTCAGCTACCTGCAACAAAACCCCTGGTATGTCTGCCTTGCACTGATTATTATGAATCTGGC
The DNA window shown above is from Flavobacteriales bacterium and carries:
- a CDS encoding acetoacetate--CoA ligase: MTDPSSPQLLWSPSPEWIRASRMESFRVWLSEKQNVSCNTYQDLWQWSVDHVADFWEALWKYFDVQSHTPCQQVLDQPAETLLGSQWFTGATLNYAEHVFRNAQNGQPAILFKSERHPLTAITWDELQSKVSSVAAWLKSKGIQKGDRVAAFLPNIPEAIIAFLAVNSLGGVWSSCSPDFGTASVVDRFQQIEPRILIAADGYSYNGKPFDKTKAVEELAAQLPTLETVVWLPYLNDAPPPHTSAPVALWKDVEATQSNKLTFTPVPFDHPIWVLYSSGTTGKPKAITHSQGGILLEHLKAMGLHQDCRKGDRFFWYSTTGWMMWNYANSALLHGATVVLYDGAAAFPDINALWEFAKEARINHFGGGAAYYIACMKKDVHFPEGAFPDLRSVGSTGSPLPPEAFEWLYHSVKKDMWLISLSGGTDICSGFVGGAPMLPVYKGEIQCRMLGCKVEAFDDNGQPLVDEVGEMVITEPMPSMPICFWNDPGNERYRESYFDMYPGLWRHGDWVKITPRGTLVIYGRSDATLNRGGVRIGTSEVYSAVDSIPEVADSMVVCIEREGGAYYMPLFVVPAEGQQLTDGLKQKINQTLKSQYSPRHVPDEIIAVSEIPYTISGKKMEAPVKKILMGMDPEKAVSKDAMRNPKALEPFIRMVTA